Below is a genomic region from Pectobacterium polaris.
CGGTTCCAGCACGCGCACAATACGCCCTTCACGGCGTCCTTTACGATCCGCACCCAGCGGCTGTGCCAACGCAACATCGCCGTGAATCGTCCGTTTCATCTCTTCAGCCGACAGATAAAGATCGTCTTTACGGCCTTCCACGCGCAGGAAGCCAAAACCATCGCGGTGACCAATGACCGTACCGCGCAGCAGATCGAGCTTTTCCGGCAACGCATAGCACTGACGGCGGGTAAAGATAAGCTGACCATCACGCTCCATCGCACGCAGGCGACGGCGCAGCGCTTCGAGCGCTTCTTCTCCGGTTAATTGCAGGTCGGTGGCTAATTCTTCCCGGCTAATCGGGGTATCGCGCTTGGCGATGTGCGCCAAAATATATTCACGACTGGGGATGGGGGATTCGTATTTTTCTGCTTCTCGTTCCAGGAATGGATCTTGTGACATTGCGGTTCCTCCGTTGTCATCAGCAGGAGGCTGAACAAAACTCATTCAACCAACAATAATTTATAAAGCGGCGGGTTTTCTTTGACCATATCAGCCAGCGTGTATTGATCCAGCTCATGCAGGAAATTTTGTACCGCTTGTTGAAGCACCTGCTTTAAGCGACAGGCTGGCGTAATGTGGCAAAATTCATGGCTACAGTTAACCAGCGTCAGTGGTTCCAATTCGCGCACGACATCGCCAATTCGGATGGTTTCTGCCGGTTTTCCAAGACGGATACCGCCATTCTTGCCGCGCACGGCCATCACCAACCCAGCACGACTAAGTTGATTGATAATTTTGACCATATGATTACGGGATACGCCATACACTTCCGTTACTTCCGAAATGCTGGTCATTTTCCCGCTCGGCAGCGATGCCATGTAAATCAGCGCCCGCAAACCATAATCCGTAAAACTTGTTAACTGCACATAAACCTCGGATACCTCTGGGTATCATTAACTGGCGTATTGAGTACGCCCCTGAAAAACCAACGCTATTAACAGATAATAAACCAGGCGTAAACGCTACGGCTAATTATTTATACCCTTTGCGTTGTGAGAAACCCGTGTGAAGAGAAGCCTGTGTTGTGGGAAGCTCTCGCTTATGCCCTTCTTGCCCGCCCCTTTTTACGCCTGCCATAGCTTTTTAATTTTATCTCACCGCAACACAGATAACGTATTCTCTTCCGTTGCACACACCACATCCAATGATGACTGGGTTATCACCCACGAAGGCGGCGTAAGGAAAAGGACACCATGGGGTTGAAAAATATTTCTATTCGTACCGGCTTATTAACGTTATTGCTGCTAACGACCCTGTTGCTGCTTATCGTCAGCAGCATGGGCGTGGTTGCCATTAAGAAAGACAGGGAAACGCTGACAGCACAAAACCAGATTCAGGGCATTGAGCTGGGTAACCTGATGAGCGGCTATAACCAGACGCTCAGCGCGAGAGCCTCGGCAACGCTCGCCGTCAGGAAAATCGAGATCGGCCTGCTGGACGATGGAGCCAAGGAAACCGGAGTC
It encodes:
- the nsrR gene encoding nitric oxide-sensing transcriptional repressor NsrR: MQLTSFTDYGLRALIYMASLPSGKMTSISEVTEVYGVSRNHMVKIINQLSRAGLVMAVRGKNGGIRLGKPAETIRIGDVVRELEPLTLVNCSHEFCHITPACRLKQVLQQAVQNFLHELDQYTLADMVKENPPLYKLLLVE